The DNA region TAGACTTTTTAAGGGTTGATAGGGGAGGAGATATTACTTATCATGGTCCCTTACAACTTGTAGGTTATCTTATTTTCAGGGTTGAAGGGGTAAAAAATTTTGTTTTAAAAATTGAGAGATCTATCATAAACGTCCTTAATGAGTATGGTATAGAGGCAAAAGAGAATCTAAAATATCCAGGAGTTTGGGTAGGTGATAGGAAAATAGCTGCTATAGGTATTGCTATAAAGAAAAAAGTCTCTTATCATGGATTTGCGTTAAATGTAAGTAACGATTTAACACCTTTTTCTTATATAATTCCTTGTGGTTTAAAGGATAAAAAAGTTACCTCAATACTAAAAGAGGCAGACTTTTCTCCTTCCATGGAGGATGTTAAGAAAAAAGTCTGCCTCTCAGTAGTTAGAGAATTTGGCTTTGACTCGTTTAAGGTTTTTAATTTTTCTTCCTATAAGGAACTGTCCAATTTTGATATGCTTTTGGAGGACCAATAATTTCTATAAGTGCTATAATCTCTGGTAAATTATTTTTTAGGCTTTTTTCAATATATGTTTCTTCAATCTTTTTTTCCTTTTTAACTTTTTCTTCTATTTTTTCCTTTTTTTCAACTGTTTTCTTAGGGAGTAAAATCTCTTTTGGAACTTCTTTTTTAATCTCTTCTTCTTTAGGTATCTCAGCTTTTTTTATGATAATTTCTCTTTTATTCTTTACTTCTTTTGCAGTGTTTAATATGGCAGAAACAATAACAAAGAGTATATATAAAATTATCAGCCATTCAAACATTTAGTCTTTCCTTCCCTCTTCTTCTTTTTGTCCTAATTTAGAGATGGCTTCTCTCATTGCAGTATCTGCTATTATATTCTTTAGGGTATAGTAATCTAAGACTCCAATTTTTCCGCTTCTTAATGCTTCTGCTATAGCAAGGGGTACTTCTTTTTCGGCTTCTATTAATCTTGCTCTCATCTCTTGAGTAAGGGCTTTCATTTCCTGTTCTCTTGCAATGGCAAGGGCCCTTCTACTTTCAGCTTGAGCTTGTGCGATTCTCATATCAGCTTCTGCTTGATCCATTTTTAACCTTGCTCCCACATTATTTCCTACATCTACATCAGCTATATCAATAGATACTATCTCAAAGGCAGTTCCCGCATCGAGTCCTTTTGCAAGTACTGTTTTTGAAATGCTATCTGGATTTTCTAAAACTTCTTTATAACTTTCTGCAGAACCAATAGTGGTTACTATTCCTTCTCCAACTCTTGCTATAATTGTAGCTTCTCCTGCTCCTCCTACTAATCTTTCAATATTTGCTCTTACTGTTACTCTTGCTTTGGCTTTTAATTCAATACCGTCTTTCGCTACAGCAGCTACCACAGGAGTTTCAATAACTTTTGGATTAACACTCATTTGTACTGCTTCTAATACATCCCTTCCTGCAAGGTCTATAGCTGCTGCTTTTTCAAAGGTCAAGGGAATACCTGCTCTCTGGGCAGCAATTAAAGCATTTACTACTTTATCTACATTTCCACCAGCTAAGTAATGAGCTTCTAATTTATCAAGAGTCACCTCTGAAAGTCCAGCTTTATGAGCTTTGATTAAGGAGTTTATTATTACTCCAGGTGGAACCCTTCTAAGCCTCATTCCAATTAGATCGGTAATTCTTATGGAAACTCCTGCAGCAAGAGCAGAGATCCATAAACCTAAAGGTACGAAGCTAAAAAATACTCCAAGAAATATCAATACTAAAATTAAAATTAAAAAACCCCAAATCAAATTCATTTCTCACTCCTCCTTACAAAGATTTTATTCCCCTCAACCTTAAAGACTAAAACTTCTTCACCGGGCTCAATAAATTCTGATTCTGAATAGGCCTCAAATCTTTCCCCGTCAATCTCTATAATTCCTGTGGGACGTAACATGGTAATAGTTTTTCCCTTTTTTCCAATCAAATCTTTTCTCTCTTGAACTGCAGTATAACCTAACTCTTTCTTTTGACTTCCAGAAAGGCCAAACTTTTTCCAAACACGGCTTCTTGGTAGATAAATTGCTAAAAATATTATGAGAGAAAGCACTACAAAGATTCCTGTAAGTAGGGCTTGAAAGGTACCTCCTTTTTGAACTATAGTCCAGTATATACTAAGGAACACTGAAATACTGCCTGCTATTCCTGGAATTCCGAATCCTGGCGTATGCATTTCTATAAATATGAGTATAAGCCCAAGGATAAATAGGATTAAGGGTTCTAATCCTGCAAGACCAGCAAGATAATGTCCTCCAAAAAAGAGTCCCAGACATATCAAAGCTAAGAGCTCAGGTAATCCAAGACCAGGGGTAAAAATGGCCACATATAAGGATAGCATTCCAATGGTCAAGATAATACTTGATACAGTAGGATCAGTGATAAATCTTACAAAATTTTCAGCCCAATTGGGGTGTAAGTTTGTTACTTTAGCTTTCTCCAAGCGAAAATACTTTAATACAGAGTCTAAGTCTTCTAATATTTCATCAGCAATTTTCCACTTTTTGGCCTCTTCAGCATAGAGAGTTAATATCTTTCCTTTCTGTTTTAATCCTGGAATTACTTCATCAGCATCTACCATTGCAGCAGCAATTTTAGGGTTTCTTTGTCTTTTTTTAGCTGTACTTTCAAATTCGGCTTTAAGGGCTGAAATGGTTTTCTCTTCTGCTGGACGCGGCTCTGCAGCTCCAATACTGCCTGAGGGAGAGATAATAATTTTTTCGCAGGATAATGCTATTAAGGCTCCAGCTGACCAGGCTCTATCTTTTATAAAGGCGATAGTTAAATTAGGTGTAGATAATATAGCATCTCTTATACGGATAGCTGCATCTACTCTGCCCCCAAAGGTGTCTATTTCAAAGATGAATGCTTTAGCGTTAGGATTTTCTTTTAAACTTCTTTCTACGAACGAGGCAAGACCAAGTTCAATAGTTCCTTTTATAGGTATAACATAGACATTTTGGGGTTGAGCGTTTAGAAAAGATAACAATAAAAACGAAAAGAGAATGGTGTAAAGAATCTTTTTCAAATTAAGATCCCTCCATTTCTTTTAAATAAGAGGAAGAAAGATAGGGGAGAAGAAAAGAGATGGGAATAAGGGAAGTGGTTATTTTTAAGGGTAAACTCTCTTTTAATATAAAGGATAAAATTATAACCCCTAAGTTTCCTAGGAAGCTTATCATGTAGGCATTTTTAATTCTTCTGTAGAGAATTTCTTTTATTGTGGGAAGATAAATAAGAAATAAAAACTTTACTGCTATAGCATCTATTAAGAAAAGATAAAGTAGTATGACAAAAAGATCTATAAGAGATAGTACAAAACTCTCTTTTACCTTTTCCCTTGCTGAAAAATAGTACATGACTGAGCTATAAAGTATTGCAAAGATCATTAAGATTAATATTCTAAAATCATCAAAAAAAGCATTTGTTAGGAGATATATAGTCATGAACAAGAAGGTTAAAATTCTCAATCTACTTATTACTAAACTTTGCAAGATCTTATTCCTCCCTTTTATTTTTAAATTATAACATTATTCTTCCTCTTTTTGAACATTTACTAAGAGCTCAGAGGTTTCAGGTAAATATAGTTCATCTCTGTCATCGTCATATTCAAAGAGCTCTGCATATCTTCCCCAATCTATAAGTATATCTAGTTCTCTTTCTGCTTCCTGGGGTGAAAGGTGCTGTTTTAATAAATCTAAGAAGAAGGAACGTGGTACTTTATGATTTGATTTTGATTGTAAAACCTTTACAATTTGCTTTAGAAATGGTACTTTTTCTATAGCGAATTCTTTGAAAATCTCTTTTCTTTCTAAAACATCTGCTTCTGAAAATTTTTTACCTGCTTCTGTAAGGATTAAATCTCCTTCTTTGACTTCAGCAAAGCCTAATATCTCGCAAGCTTCAATGATAGGTAAGAGGTCTTCTACGTCCATAAGAAGTTCTTCTCCTAATTTATATATGTCAGCCTTTCCATCAAGGTCATTTACTAATTCTACAAGTCCGGTTATGGATCCAACACTTGCTTGAGGTATATGAAGAGGTCTCTTTTCTCTTGCTATAATTCTTTCTACAGGTTTTCCAGTTAATACTCCATATATTTCGTCTACGATATCCAAAAACTCCTGAGATTTTTTATCTCTCCAATGAGGTAGATCGATTCTAACTTCTTTTATTATCCTTCCTGGATCTTTGCTAAGAAGTATTATTCTGTCTGCCATATATACTGCCTCTTCAATGCTGTGAGTTACAAGAATTATAGCCTTTGTAGGAATTCTTTTTTCTATCCAGAGTTCTATTAAGTCATTTCTTAAGTTCTCAGCGGTTAAAACATCAAGAGCAGAAAAGGGCTCATCCAGTAGTAATATATCAGGCTCCATAACCAAGGCTCTTGCAAAACCAACCCTTTGTTTCATTCCTCCAGAAAGTTCTTTAGGATAGGCATTCTCAAAACCATCAAGCCCAATAAGATCTATGGCTTTAATTGCTTTTTCTTTTCTTTCCTCTGGTGGTACTCCTTTTGCTTTAAGACCAAGTTCTACGTTCTCAAGTACTGTAAGCCATGGAAATAATGCAAAATTTTGAAAAACCATGGCAACTCCAGGATTTACCCCTTTTATCTCTTCACCCTTGTAATATACTTTCCCCTTGTTTGGTTTTAAAAGCCCAGCAATTACTCTTAAGATGGTAGATTTTCCAGAACCTGATGGTCCAAGTAGAGCGATAAAATCTCCTTCGTTTACTGTAAAGTTTATATCATCGAGTACTGTTATTTCTCCTTCAGGGAATGTAAAGCTAACAGTTATATGTTCAAGCCTTAAAAGCTCCATTATTATCCCTCCTTAAACTTTAAGATAATAACTCTTCGGATTTTTTAAATAGTCTTTTCCAGAATAATCTATTTATAGTGACCACCATAATAGCCATAACCAGGGTACTTGCTGCAAGAAGTGCGTTATCACCTTTGCTTGACGCTTCGGTAATAAGAGCTCCAAGCCCTTTTATTTTGTATATTTGATTTTGAAACTCTATATATTCGGAGACTATACTTGCATTAAAAGCTCCTCCCATAGCAGTGATACCGCCGGTCACAACAAAAGGCAAAATGGATGGAAGGATAAGTATTCTCCATCTATCTATTTTACTTAATTTTAATAATGCACTTATTTCTATGAGGTCATTGGGGATGGACATACCTCCTGCAATAGTATTAAAAAGTAAATACCATTGGGTACCCAAAAGCATTAATATAATGCTTGCTATATTTAACCCTCCTGGGAGATTTATAAGGTACATGACTATTACCGGGAAAATTGCTGTTGCTGGGACAGAGGCTACTATTTGAACTACAGGTTGGATTAATCTTGATAACTTTGGATTCATACCAATCCTTACCCCTAAGGGAAGAGTCCAGGAGAGGGCAATTAATACTGCAGTAGTAACTCTTAAAAGAGTGAGAAGGGCTGAATAAATTATGTTTTTCCACATAGGTAAGGGTAAGGTTATAATCAACCTTAAAAGTCCAATAAAGCCTCTTAATACTAAAGCGATCGTAATAAGAGAGATAAGGGTGATAAATAATTTCGAAACTATACTTGCTTTTCCTTCTTGAGTTCCTCTTTTGTTATAGTAAAGCACAAAAAAGTTTTCTAATTTTTCTCTTAACGGGAAAATAACCTTTTTATATAAAAAATCAAAAATGCGTGATCTTCTATACCATAAAAGTACTCTTGAAGAATAATATCCTTCTGCCTGAACATATTCTACTTTAAATTTTTGACTCCAGGCAAGAAGGGGTCTCCAAACTAATTGATCTAAGAGTACTATAACAGTAATTAAAGCAAATAGCCCATAAAATATCTTTAAAAGATCCCCTTTTAAAGCTGCGAAGGATAAATAGGATCCAAGTCCTGGCAGAACAAAGTTTTGATTAGTTAGAGTAAACATTTCGCATGCCATTAAAAAGAACCAGCCTCCAGCCCAAGACATCATACTATTCCAAATTAATCCGATAGCAGCATAAGGAAGCTCTAAATACCAAAATCTTTGCCAAGGATTTAGCTTAAGTAACGAGGCTGCTTCTCTTAGATCTTTTGGAATAGAAATTAGGGATTGATAAAAACTGAAGACCATGTTCCATACTTGTCCTGTAAAGATAAGAATTATAGAAGTAATTTCAAGTCCTAATTTTGAACCTGGAAACATAGCAATGACCGCCATAAATACTGGAGGAAGAAAAGAAAGTACTGGAATAGATTGTAATATATCAAGAAGGGGTATAAGAATTTTCTCAAGACTCTTTTTGTAAGCAGCAGTGTAAGCATAAACAATGGTAAAGACTAAAGAAATAAAGTATGCAAAAATCATTCTTAATAAAGAGAAAAGAGAATAAAGGGGAAGTTTTTGAGGAGATAAATCTAAACTAATTATTTCTGTAGGCTTTGAATATATGGTATTGAGGGAGGATATAGCATAGATAATACTCCCTATGAAGAGGAGTATTATTATATCTCCAAAGGAAAACCTCCTGTACTTTACTGGAGACCAGATTACCCTGGACATTTTCTCTGGCCTCCTTTAAATAAGGGAGAGAGCTTTCTTCTTTCCATGTTATTTTTTCTCCTTTCTTTTTATTCTTATAAACGAACAAGAAGTATCTCGGGATAGTGTCCTCACTGCTACTCATATATCTTTCTCTCTCCCTCCCTTCCTTTTAATGTTTTTTTTGTTATAGCACTATAGACTTTTAGCGTCAATTAGAATTGAAAAAAATTAAATTAAAATGATATGATATTTAACAAAATTAACACCTTTTAGTAGGAGGCAAGACAAAAATGAGCAAATTATATGTCAGTTTTATATGGCATATGCATCAACCTTATTACAAAGATAATTCTGAGAATTTATCCATGTTTCCCTGGGTTAGACTTCATGGCATAAAGAATTATTACAATATGGTATCCATACTAAAGGAATTTCCCAAGATAAGACAGACTTTTAATTTGGTTCCAGGTTTGCTTTTACAAATAAAGGAATATTTAGAAGGAAAAACCACCGATTTGTGGTTGGAGAAAACCCTTAAAAGGGTTTCTGAATTAGATGACAAAGATAAGAAGTTTATTTTAGATAATTTTTTTCTCCTTAATAAGGAAAAAATGGGATTTATATTTCCACGCTTTAAAGAGCTTTATCATAAAAAAATAAACCGAGAAGAATATACTCCTCAAGATTTTTTAGATTTGCAAGTATTGTATAATCTTGCATGGTTTGATCCTGACTTAAGAAAAAGGGATTCTTTTTTAAATCATTTAGTAGGAAAGGGTAGAAATTTTACCGAGGAGGAAAAAAGAAAACTTATAGATAAGCAATTTGAGATATTAGGGAAGCTCTTTTCTCTTTATAAAACCTTACAGGAATCTGGACAAATTGAGATAATTTTTTCTCCCTTTTTTCATCCCATTATGCCTCTTTTAATAGATATTAATAGTGCTAAAGTGTCTACCCCAGAACTTCCTCTTCCCTTTGATTATTTTTCTTTTATAGAGGATGCTGAAAAGCAGCTTCTTCTTGGAAAGGATTATTACAAGGAGATATTTAATAGAGAATCTTTGGGGATATGGCCCTCAGAACAGGCGATAAGCCCTGAATTTATAAAGCTTATCTCAAAATTTGGTATTAAGTGGTTTGTGTCTGATGAAAAGGTTCTGTTTAAAAGTTTAGGGGAAAAAATAATAAGAGACAGAGAAGGATTTATAAGTGAACCAGAAGTTCTTTATAAGCCTTACAAGATAAATTTAGGAGGTAAAGAGGTATTTGGAGTTTTTAGAGATCAGTTTTTGTCAGATAGAATTGGCTTTGTATATATGAATTATTCTCCTGAAGATGGAGCTAAGGATTTATATTCTCGACTTTTAAAAATAAAAAAGAGTCTACCTCAAAATTTAGAATTTCTTGTAACCATTGCTTTGGATGGTGAAAATTGCTGGGAATACTATGATAATGATGGAAGAGAATTTTTAAGAAACCTTTATAGTTTGCTTTCTGATTCTGAAGAGATTGAAACCACAACGGTAAAAGACTTTATTGAAAAAACTCAAAACTTTGGAGAGCTTAATAATGTCTTTACTGGTTCTTGGATAAATGCGGATCTTACTACTTGGATTGGAGAGATCGAGGAAAATGTAGCATGGGAATATTTAACTATTACGAGAAAGCTTGTGGAGAAAAGGGAAGACCAAGTAGACTGGATAAGCCTTATGGCTGCAGAGGGTAGTGATTGGTTTTGGTGGTACGGGGATGATCAGGAATCAGGATATGACGAAATTTTTGATGATATCTTTAGAGCTCATTTGAAGAACGTATATAGATCTATTGGTAAAGATTATCCTTCATTTCTTGATTTTCCTATTGTTTTTAGAAATCCATTATGGAGGAATAGAAAATCCTTGATTTTTACCCCTCATATTGATGGAATTATAACTTCCGAAGATGAGTGGGCTCTTTCTTCTTTAAATCTATTGAGAAATAATAAGGGCAAATTGGTAACGGGATTGTATTTTGGATATGATTTTAAAAATCTTTATTTTCGGCTTGATTTAAAAGATAAAGCAATAAATTATCTTAGTGAGGATTATCGAATTTTTATCAATTTTTATTCAAAAGATAAAACTGATTATACTTTGAGTCTAAAATTAGAGAAAAACCCCACTGATAATGTTCTAATAGGGGTAAAAGATATAATTGAAATTGGTATTCCTTGGGAAAAATTTTCTGGATTTGATAGAAGGTCAAAGATTTATTTTGAAATTGAGTTATATAAAAATACTGAAAGAGTAGAAAAGCTTGAAGATGAAGAAAAGTTCTTTTTTAGAATTCCTAATTTAATGGATGAAATTATCACAAAGCTATTCCTTTCAAAAAATCCTTCCCAAAAAGTTGAAATTTCAACTATACTTATCAGTAGAAAAAATTTATATAATCTTTACTCCAAGATAAATGTCACTCAGGATATTCTTCAAAGGGATTTTACGGAGGTAGAAAATAGGGATAAAATTTTAAAAGTCACAAAACATATATCTCTGAGGGAGCTTTTATTCCTGATTCAATCCATTAATGATCTTAGAGCTTTTGGTTTTTTAAATGGATATGTTCTTTATCCTATAGGAAAGGTTAGTAAAATAGATGGTATATATGTATTAGAACCTAAAAATATTTTGGTTAAATTTTTAGAAAAGTATGTGGAAAAAGAAAAATTAGTTATTCCTGTTGAGAAGAACAAATTTGGGAGAATAGAAATATATGGATTGGGGACGGGAATTTTTTAAGTGGAGAGGATACGAAGAGACAGTAAAGCTTCAAGAAGAGCTGAGTAAAAAGATAATTTTAGAAGATAAGTTTAAGGAGTTAAGATATATTGGAGGAGTAGATACTTCTTCCTTAGGGGAGAAGATAGTAGGGATAATCACTATACTGGTTTTTAAAACTTTGGAGCTTGTAGAAATTTCGGTAGCTCTTTCTGAGGTTAATTTTCCATATATTCCAGGTTTTTTGAGCTTTAGAGAAGGTCCGGTAATCTTAAGGGCTTGGGAAAAATTGAAGATTAAACCTGATCTTCTCATTTTTGATGGACAAGGTATAGCCCATCCTCGAAGATTAGGAATAGCATCTCACATAGGTTATGTTCTTGATGTCCCTTCTATTGGTTGTGCTAAGAATATACTTGTAGGGTTTTATAAAGAGCCAGATAAGAGAAAAGGCTCTTTTGAGTACATTTATCATAAGGGTGAAATTGTTGGGGCTGCTGTAAGAACCAAAGATAATGTAAAACCCGTATTTGTATCCTTAGGACATAAGATTTCTTTAAATACCTCTATCGATATTATTCTAAAAACCTCTACAAAGTATAGAATACCAGAGCCTGTTAGGTTAGCCCATCTTTATAGTAAAAGAATGTTAAATTCGGAAATAGAAGGAGAGCCTTTTTAGCGTTTCAAGTTCTTCTCTTCTTCCTAATTTTGCATTTTTAATTGCTCTTTCTAATATCTCAATGGTTTTGTCGTAATTTTTTTTATCTACTGGGTATGGGTGTCCATCTTTTCCACCATGAGCAAAAGAGAATCTTGCGGGGTCTTTAATACTTGCTGGAGCATCATAAACTAATTCACTTATCAGGGTTAAAGCTCTCAGAGTTTTTGCTCCTACTCCTTCTTTAAGAAGAACTTCCTGAAAATCCTTTGGTGGAGCCTCGTAGGTTTTTAACAAAATTTTTTTTAGGTTTTCAGATTTTATTTCTTTAGGGGTTATGGGATGATAAGAAGGAAGTTTCAGAGAAACTTTATTCCATAAGCTTATTACTTTATTGGGGTCTTCTTTCATAAGAGTTGTAATAATTTCTTGAGTTTGTTTACTTTCTTTTGCTACTAAGTTTACAACATAGTCCTCAAATTTCTGAGTAATTATTCCTTTGTGAGGCTCTTCTGTAAAGCTTTTTAGCTCCTCCCCAAGCCAATGATACCTTCTTGCAAAGTTATTTTTATTATTCATGCCTTGTTGTATGACACACCAAGTTCCTTTCTTTGTGAAAATTAAAAGATGGTGATATAACTGGTATCCATCTTGAATAGCGTTATTATCCACCCTTGCTACAATTCTACTTATAAAAATCCACTTTTGAGGATCAAAACCCTCCTTTTCCGCTAATTTTGTTATCTCTTCAGGGGTATTAAGAGCAGTTTTACCTTTTCCTCCTACAATATAAAGTCCTATTTCATGGGACAGCTCTCCTAACCCCTCTTTAAGGGCGGCACCAGTAGTGGTAGTAAGACCACTTGAGTGCCAGTCAAAACCGAGAATACACCCTAAGGCCTGAAACCAAAAAGGATCTGATAATTTTCTTAAGAATTCATCTGTTCTGTTTTCTATGGCAAAAATAAGAATGATCTCTCTTGCAAGCTTTTTCATTCTCTGAAAAAGCCAGGCAGGAGCTTTTCCTGAATGAAGAGGCAATTCTGCAATTTCTCTTTTGAACATAATCAATTATAATTATAGCTGAAATATTTAGTAAAAAGAAGAAGGGAGAAAATTATATGAAAAAAAGAACAGTTCTTTTCTTTATTGTTTTTATAGTTTTATTAGTTATAACCATGTTTTCTCTCTTTTCCTTCGGGAAAGGAAATTTAAGTAAGTTTCCTCGTGGGAAACTTTTAATAACTCAAGAAGGAAGATCTCTACAAATACCTATTGAAATAGCAGATAAGGAGGAATTGTGGACATTGGGGCTTATGTATAGAAAAAGTATTCCGTGGGAATATGGAATGCTTTTTGTATTTCCTTATGATACAAATGCTGGATTTTGGATGAAAGATACCTATGTACCCTTAGATATAGCCTTTATATCAGCAGACGGAATTATTTTTAATATACAAAGAATGGAGCCGTGTAAAGATCAGGAGAATTGTCCTGTTTATTACAGCCCTAAACCTTATAGATATGCTTTAGAGGTAAAGGCTGGATTTTTTGAAAAGTATGGTTTTTCTTTGGGAGCAAAAATCAAGTATTGGAAAGATGGTAATTGACTTTTAAATTAAAATTTTCTATGCTTTAAGAGATATTTTTGAGATTTTTAGAAGGGAGGTTTAGAAATGAGTGCACCAAAAGTAGACAGAGATCTTTGTATTGGATGTGGAGTTTGTGCTTCCTTATGTCCTGATGTATTTGAAATTGATGAGGAAGGAAAAGCAATAGTAAGAGAGGGAGCAGACTGTGAATCTGCAGGATGCTGTCAAGACGCTGCAGATTCTTGTCCAGTAGGAGCTATAACTCTCTGAAATTTAAACTTGAAATTAATTTAAAGGAGGGAGGGAAATTTTTCCTCCCTCCTATTTGATTTTGGGGGTAATAAAAGGTGATATCTAAAAGTGCGTTGGAAGAAATTCTTGACATTTCTTTAAGCAAAGGTGGGGATTTCTCAGAACTATTTTTTGAGGTAAATAATTCTCTTTATTTCTATTTTGATGATAATAGATTGGAAGAAGCAGTAGTAGGAGAAGATATAGGCGTAGGACTTAGAGTTATTTTTGGGGATAGAACTTTTTATGGTTATACTACTGACGTATCTTTATTGGGATTAAGAAAACTAGCTCAAAATTTGGCTGAAGCTGTATTCTTAAGAGATCAGAATATAAAAGTTGTTTTATCGGATAAAAAGGAGTATGGAATAAGACCCTTGAAGGATAAGGGAAGTTTTGAGATAAAAGAAGTATATGATATTTTGAGAATGATGAATGAAAAGGCAAGGAGTTATGATTCAAGAATAGTACAATTTACCTCGGTGATAAGGACTGTGGATCAGAAGGTTCTTATTGCAAATACAGATGGGGATTGGGTTGAGGATAGGAGAGTAAGAACTGTGGTATATGGACTTTCTGTCGGATCTTATAATGGGGTTATTCAAACAGGCTATGAATCCATAGCAGGAATGGTAGGTTGGGAGTTATTTACCGAAGAGGTTATTAACAAAATTCCTTATGAGGCCTCAAGAAGAGCTATTTTGCTTCTTGAGGCAAAAGAAGCTCCAGCAGGTGTCATGCCTGTAGTTATATCTTCTAAGGCTGGTGGTGTTCTAATACACGAAGCGGTAGGCCATGGTCTTGAAGCAGATTTGGTAGATAAAGAAGTTTCGGTTTATAAGGACAAAATTGGAGAAAAGGTGGCTTCAGAGCTTGTTACTATGGTAGATGCGGGAGTACTTGAGGGAATGTATGGATCTTCAGGTGTAGATGATGAGGGAGTTAAGACTAATTATAATGTTTTAATCGATAGGGGTGTTTTAAAAGGGTATATGCATTCAAGGATTACTGCGAAAAAATTTAATGTGCCTCCTTCTGGTAATGGAAGAAGACAAAATTTTCGTTATCCTCCTATTCCTCGAATGACTAATACTTTTATTTTGCCTGGAGAAAGTAAATTGGAGGACATGTTACAGAGATTAGAAAAAGGGATATATGTAGTAAAAATGGGAGGGGGTCAAGTAGATACGACTTCTGGAGACTTTGTTTTTGCGATAGAAGAAGGGTATTTTGTTCTCAATGGGGAGATTAAATATCCTATAAGGGGAGCCACATTAATAGGAAATGGACCTAAGGTTCTTGAAAAGATTGAGATGGTAGGGAATGATATTGGTTTTGCACCTGGGACTTGTGGCAAGGATGGGCAAGGAGTGCCTGTAACTGATGGTATGCCTACCATACTCATATCAGAGATTACTATTGGTGGCACTGAGAAGGGAGAGTAATCTTTATGAATGTGGGTTATTTGTTTGGGTTTATTGAGAGTTTAAAAAAACAGAAGATAGACTGTGAGGTATTTTTTCAGGAAAAAGAGAAAAGCACTTTGATAATTTCAAGACAGGAAGTAGAAAATTATCAAACTTCCAAGGAATACGGGATTGGTGTGAGGGTTATAAAAGAGGGAAAACATGGTTTTGCTTATACTACGAATTTGGAGGAATTAAATGAGATAATACAAAAAGCGATAGAGGTTTCTCAAATAATGGAGGAGGATAGAAATTGGCAATTCTCTAAGGAGTTGATTTTGAAAGATACCAAATGTTACCCTGAAGAACCCTCTCTTCAAGAAAAAATAAGTAGGTTATTGGAATTAGAAAGAGAAATTTATTCAAAAGACAAAAGGATTAAAACTGTAAGGAATGTGGTTTGGGAAAAAACTCATGAGAACAATAAAATATTGAGTACTACAGGTTTATTCTTAGAGTATAATCAGCAATATCAGTATGTTTATACGGAAGTTGGGGCTTCTGATGGGATAAATGAGAGAAGTGGTTTTG from Dictyoglomus turgidum DSM 6724 includes:
- a CDS encoding ABC transporter permease, with amino-acid sequence MSRVIWSPVKYRRFSFGDIIILLFIGSIIYAISSLNTIYSKPTEIISLDLSPQKLPLYSLFSLLRMIFAYFISLVFTIVYAYTAAYKKSLEKILIPLLDILQSIPVLSFLPPVFMAVIAMFPGSKLGLEITSIILIFTGQVWNMVFSFYQSLISIPKDLREAASLLKLNPWQRFWYLELPYAAIGLIWNSMMSWAGGWFFLMACEMFTLTNQNFVLPGLGSYLSFAALKGDLLKIFYGLFALITVIVLLDQLVWRPLLAWSQKFKVEYVQAEGYYSSRVLLWYRRSRIFDFLYKKVIFPLREKLENFFVLYYNKRGTQEGKASIVSKLFITLISLITIALVLRGFIGLLRLIITLPLPMWKNIIYSALLTLLRVTTAVLIALSWTLPLGVRIGMNPKLSRLIQPVVQIVASVPATAIFPVIVMYLINLPGGLNIASIILMLLGTQWYLLFNTIAGGMSIPNDLIEISALLKLSKIDRWRILILPSILPFVVTGGITAMGGAFNASIVSEYIEFQNQIYKIKGLGALITEASSKGDNALLAASTLVMAIMVVTINRLFWKRLFKKSEELLS
- a CDS encoding NfeD family protein, which translates into the protein MKKILYTILFSFLLLSFLNAQPQNVYVIPIKGTIELGLASFVERSLKENPNAKAFIFEIDTFGGRVDAAIRIRDAILSTPNLTIAFIKDRAWSAGALIALSCEKIIISPSGSIGAAEPRPAEEKTISALKAEFESTAKKRQRNPKIAAAMVDADEVIPGLKQKGKILTLYAEEAKKWKIADEILEDLDSVLKYFRLEKAKVTNLHPNWAENFVRFITDPTVSSIILTIGMLSLYVAIFTPGLGLPELLALICLGLFFGGHYLAGLAGLEPLILFILGLILIFIEMHTPGFGIPGIAGSISVFLSIYWTIVQKGGTFQALLTGIFVVLSLIIFLAIYLPRSRVWKKFGLSGSQKKELGYTAVQERKDLIGKKGKTITMLRPTGIIEIDGERFEAYSESEFIEPGEEVLVFKVEGNKIFVRRSEK
- the lipB gene encoding lipoyl(octanoyl) transferase LipB, producing MKKLLVIDFKEKIKYEDAWNFQRKLHDLRVNNIIYDTLILLEHFPVITLGKFGNESNLLKRKEELEDIGIDFLRVDRGGDITYHGPLQLVGYLIFRVEGVKNFVLKIERSIINVLNEYGIEAKENLKYPGVWVGDRKIAAIGIAIKKKVSYHGFALNVSNDLTPFSYIIPCGLKDKKVTSILKEADFSPSMEDVKKKVCLSVVREFGFDSFKVFNFSSYKELSNFDMLLEDQ
- the floA gene encoding flotillin-like protein FloA (flotillin-like protein involved in membrane lipid rafts), which codes for MNLIWGFLILILVLIFLGVFFSFVPLGLWISALAAGVSIRITDLIGMRLRRVPPGVIINSLIKAHKAGLSEVTLDKLEAHYLAGGNVDKVVNALIAAQRAGIPLTFEKAAAIDLAGRDVLEAVQMSVNPKVIETPVVAAVAKDGIELKAKARVTVRANIERLVGGAGEATIIARVGEGIVTTIGSAESYKEVLENPDSISKTVLAKGLDAGTAFEIVSIDIADVDVGNNVGARLKMDQAEADMRIAQAQAESRRALAIAREQEMKALTQEMRARLIEAEKEVPLAIAEALRSGKIGVLDYYTLKNIIADTAMREAISKLGQKEEEGRKD
- a CDS encoding nitrate/sulfonate/bicarbonate ABC transporter ATP-binding protein → MELLRLEHITVSFTFPEGEITVLDDINFTVNEGDFIALLGPSGSGKSTILRVIAGLLKPNKGKVYYKGEEIKGVNPGVAMVFQNFALFPWLTVLENVELGLKAKGVPPEERKEKAIKAIDLIGLDGFENAYPKELSGGMKQRVGFARALVMEPDILLLDEPFSALDVLTAENLRNDLIELWIEKRIPTKAIILVTHSIEEAVYMADRIILLSKDPGRIIKEVRIDLPHWRDKKSQEFLDIVDEIYGVLTGKPVERIIAREKRPLHIPQASVGSITGLVELVNDLDGKADIYKLGEELLMDVEDLLPIIEACEILGFAEVKEGDLILTEAGKKFSEADVLERKEIFKEFAIEKVPFLKQIVKVLQSKSNHKVPRSFFLDLLKQHLSPQEAERELDILIDWGRYAELFEYDDDRDELYLPETSELLVNVQKEEE